The Chthoniobacterales bacterium nucleotide sequence TTCCGCCCCGGACGGAGCGGAAGCCGTTTCCGCCACGATTCCACGCCGTTGGCCTTGAAATACTTTTTTGCACCGAGGCGGGTATTGACGAGCAGGACCGCATCGGCCGCGACCCCGTCCGCGCGGCCGCGGAAGAGATACCGGCTCGCGGTGGTCCTCGCCGGAGAGGTCGCGGGCCGGCGAAAGGAATTTGTCCCGCCACCGCGGGCGCCGTAGAGCGCCTGCCCGCCGCGAATATCATCCGGCAGCAGATGATCCACATCTGAAACGAAGCTGTTCATGATGGCGTTGACGGACTGGCCGCGCTCGTCGGGATGGTCGAGACCGAGGGTATGTCCGAATTCATGCAGCGCCACCCGATGGAGGTCGTAGAGGGTGCCTCCGCCGGAGGAACCCCGGAGGTCGCCGCGATAGGAATTCCAATCGAGATTTGCGTTGAAGATGGTGTCCGCCTCGATGCGGCGCCGACCGTTGTTCACCGTCCACTCGGTCGTAATCGCCACCGCGTCGCCGAAGGATCGGCCATAGAATGTGTTGGAAAAGAAGACGCTGTTGGCGCCGTCATCATCCGCCGGCGGCAAGCTGGAGTTTCGCACGACGGAGAACTGCAGCCGCAGCAGGTAGTCATTCCACGTCGCCAGGGCATCCTCGGCGGCGGCGTTCCACGAGGCGGAGCCGTCCATCAGCATTCCGCTGGAGCCGAGCGAGAGATTCATCACGACGGGGCTGTAGTTCCATGTCGAGCCGGTGAAGGCATAACCCCACGCCGTCCCGCCCGGGACGGAAAGCAACCCGGCCGCCAGAATGGCCCGAACAAATCTCCTTCCGCTCACGGCTTCGCTCCCATCCTGGCAATTCGCGCGCGCAGGCGCTTCTCGAAGTCCGGCAGCTTCGTCTCGCCATCGGTCAGCACGGCTCGCGACCGGGCGGAGATCGCCGGCTCGGCCGCCCCCGTGACGTC carries:
- a CDS encoding matrixin family metalloprotease, producing MLSVPGGTAWGYAFTGSTWNYSPVVMNLSLGSSGMLMDGSASWNAAAEDALATWNDYLLRLQFSVVRNSSLPPADDDGANSVFFSNTFYGRSFGDAVAITTEWTVNNGRRRIEADTIFNANLDWNSYRGDLRGSSGGGTLYDLHRVALHEFGHTLGLDHPDERGQSVNAIMNSFVSDVDHLLPDDIRGGQALYGARGGGTNSFRRPATSPARTTASRYLFRGRADGVAADAVLLVNTRLGAKKYFKANGVESWRKRLPLRPGRNRIKLYIRKPNGVVSKVDQVTVIRN